The genomic interval TGACCGCGACGACTTCTCCAGCTAGAGGAGAATATATATCAGAGGCTGCCTTTACCGATTCGACCACGCCGCATTCTTCTCCTGCGGCCAGGGTACGCCCAATTTCGGGTAGTTGGACGTAAACCATGTCACCTAGAAGATCCTCGGCATGCGCTGTGATGCCAACGGTGACAGTGCCGTCCTGCTCGTGACGAACCCATTCATGAGTTTTGGTATAGCGATAATCGCCGAACGCCTCAATCATAAATTTTCT from Gammaproteobacteria bacterium carries:
- the gcvH gene encoding glycine cleavage system H protein, giving the protein MIEAFGDYRYTKTHEWVRHEQDGTVTVGITAHAEDLLGDMVYVQLPEIGRTLAAGEECGVVESVKAASDIYSPLAGEVVAVNDSLDSTPESINNDPYGEGWILRLRPANPVDMDALMEREAYAAMVAEE